The following coding sequences are from one Selenomonas sputigena ATCC 35185 window:
- a CDS encoding nitrate reductase — protein MSILTFILSVLAGVVANHICKWLDERDDGNEPRR, from the coding sequence ATGAGTATTCTGACGTTTATTCTCTCCGTCTTGGCTGGTGTGGTTGCCAACCACATCTGCAAATGGCTCGATGAGAGAGACGACGGCAACGAGCCTAGGCGCTAA